One window of Leptospira yasudae genomic DNA carries:
- a CDS encoding adenylate/guanylate cyclase domain-containing protein: protein MTGEKTSSFFSRIKENRERMSRLLDRFIRKRDKTIRWEELPNLHSDGDDPDLLIRSLIGEKLALGIREVVFCLPGKEAETLKKSHDFLRLVRDLKHGGFTISSADSDKILSGSGESSEKFFQFLKNRSHNTPCLIWTGHGLASSIESKYYDFLKHPQHPHGYDEPFRPSRFTIRVKLLSIVSAIIMISMSLMITMATYFFRKYSEILIQEYNLSLARMTGLQLSGQLKETTRKIQDFRPAESEKFFRANPNAVAYVRFRSKPGDSVREISSLFWNLKFLKTNSVSGVPDPETLKGALEKASSRLSGTLEVLNVSSEFGFPAVAVLLPVSEGAEISGLVFSATEFLDSFLAVRQTDFFQMLVVDSSGNLIAHSNDKEAISGRDYKKHPLVENMLRSPSDNGSQRFDFEGREMLGSYQQLEVGGLGILSTLDADLAFEAVYKIRRQNLLIMISVLSVAFFVVFVFSRTLTIPIIQLLSATRKVEQGNYHVDIRPTTHDEVGVLTNSFLRMARGLEEREKIKSTFGKFVNKEIAERALSSDLKLGGENRDVTVFFSDLRNFTGMSEKMKPEEVVEFLNQYFTEMVECIYLTQGIVDKFIGDAVMAHWGALVHDGHEPKNAINAALLMRRALIEFNSKGHEIGRPFTRFGCGINSGPVIVGQIGSEKKLEFTVIGDTVNLASRIEYLNKEFGTDILISESTYQQAKDHFNFVELPPVWIRGKEKPQSIYAVLGWKEDQDCPKSLEELRVLCGIPDPESPSRSLA, encoded by the coding sequence ATGACAGGAGAAAAAACATCTTCATTCTTCTCCAGAATTAAGGAGAACAGGGAACGGATGTCCAGGCTGCTTGATCGATTCATACGGAAACGGGATAAAACGATCCGTTGGGAAGAACTACCGAATCTTCACTCCGACGGAGACGATCCCGATTTATTAATCCGAAGTCTGATTGGCGAAAAGCTCGCGCTTGGAATCAGAGAAGTCGTTTTTTGTCTTCCGGGAAAGGAAGCGGAAACTCTCAAAAAGTCCCACGATTTTTTAAGACTCGTACGCGATTTGAAACACGGAGGTTTTACGATCTCTTCCGCGGACAGCGATAAGATTCTTTCCGGCAGCGGAGAATCCTCGGAAAAATTCTTTCAATTCCTGAAAAACCGTTCGCACAACACTCCTTGTCTGATTTGGACGGGTCACGGACTTGCGTCCTCGATCGAATCAAAATATTATGATTTTCTAAAGCATCCTCAACACCCGCACGGTTACGACGAGCCGTTCCGTCCTTCCCGGTTTACGATCCGGGTAAAACTTCTCTCCATCGTTTCCGCGATCATCATGATCAGCATGAGTTTGATGATTACGATGGCGACGTACTTTTTCAGAAAATACAGCGAGATTCTCATTCAGGAATACAATCTTTCTCTCGCAAGAATGACCGGTCTGCAGCTGAGCGGACAACTGAAGGAAACCACTCGTAAGATTCAGGACTTTCGTCCGGCCGAATCGGAAAAATTCTTCCGCGCCAATCCGAACGCGGTCGCGTATGTTCGCTTTCGATCCAAACCGGGGGATTCCGTCCGCGAAATCAGTTCGCTTTTTTGGAATCTGAAATTTTTAAAGACGAATTCGGTTTCGGGAGTTCCCGATCCGGAGACGCTGAAAGGCGCTTTGGAAAAGGCTTCTTCCCGTTTGTCCGGAACATTAGAAGTATTGAATGTTTCTTCCGAGTTCGGCTTCCCCGCCGTTGCGGTTCTTCTTCCCGTATCCGAAGGCGCGGAGATTTCGGGTTTGGTTTTTTCCGCCACGGAATTTTTGGATTCTTTTTTGGCGGTTCGACAAACGGACTTCTTCCAAATGCTCGTCGTGGATTCTTCCGGAAATCTGATCGCGCACTCGAACGACAAGGAAGCGATCTCCGGTCGGGATTATAAAAAACATCCTCTTGTGGAGAATATGCTTCGCAGTCCTTCGGATAACGGTTCGCAGCGTTTCGATTTTGAAGGAAGGGAAATGCTCGGTTCGTATCAACAGCTCGAAGTAGGAGGGCTCGGAATTCTTTCCACGTTGGACGCCGATCTCGCTTTCGAGGCGGTTTACAAGATTAGAAGACAGAATCTTCTCATCATGATTTCGGTTTTATCCGTGGCATTCTTCGTCGTGTTCGTGTTTTCAAGAACTCTGACGATTCCGATCATTCAGCTTCTCAGTGCGACGCGTAAAGTGGAACAAGGGAATTATCACGTTGATATCCGTCCCACAACGCACGACGAAGTGGGGGTTCTTACCAACTCGTTCTTGCGAATGGCGCGCGGACTCGAGGAACGCGAAAAGATCAAAAGCACCTTCGGTAAATTCGTAAACAAGGAAATCGCCGAACGCGCGTTATCTTCCGATCTCAAGCTAGGCGGCGAAAACCGAGACGTTACGGTCTTCTTTTCCGATCTACGAAACTTTACGGGAATGTCCGAAAAGATGAAGCCGGAAGAAGTCGTAGAATTTCTGAATCAATACTTCACCGAGATGGTGGAATGTATTTATCTCACTCAGGGAATCGTGGATAAGTTCATCGGAGACGCGGTGATGGCTCACTGGGGCGCGCTCGTTCACGACGGTCACGAACCGAAGAACGCGATCAACGCGGCCTTGTTAATGCGAAGAGCGTTGATCGAGTTCAACAGCAAGGGTCACGAGATAGGTCGTCCGTTTACCCGTTTCGGTTGCGGAATCAATTCCGGTCCGGTGATCGTGGGACAGATCGGTTCGGAGAAGAAGCTTGAATTCACGGTGATCGGCGATACGGTCAATCTCGCGTCCAGAATAGAATACTTGAACAAGGAATTCGGAACCGACATTCTCATCTCGGAAAGCACGTATCAACAGGCAAAGGATCATTTCAACTTCGTGGAACTTCCTCCCGTATGGATCCGCGGAAAGGAAAAACCGCAGTCCATCTACGCGGTGTTAGGTTGGAAAGAGGATCAGGATTGCCCTAAATCTCTCGAAGAATTACGCGTGTTATGCGGAATTCCCGACCCTGAATCGCCTTCCCGGTCCTTGGCATGA
- a CDS encoding mechanosensitive ion channel family protein, with the protein MDWNGIQTWFSKEFFLEFGNAFGIFLFVLFFGYILGDRIVPRLSAVLFQNRIPSSHPLFKAGRRIIRLLFFLLATFLFLKFLKLPTGSGEFVFLGYKILSIVLLTFSLVRLFSAVFETYSEKTDGLISSASIISNVVRITLFAIGVLLILQSLGISVAPILGALGVGGLAVALGLQPTLSNLFSGLSILLGKQLKKGDYVRLSGEGLEGYVQDITWRSTTIRRFNNSTIVVPNSVMASSVFTNFDLPTKEFSIQIEAGVAYQSDLERVETLAVEIGNEVLKKFYQSPSTKDVSFAYQKFSESSIDFKVVLPSQEFTDQFQIKHEYIKLLHSRFQKEGIELRLQNKK; encoded by the coding sequence ATGGATTGGAACGGAATTCAAACCTGGTTTTCGAAGGAATTCTTTTTGGAATTCGGAAACGCTTTCGGAATTTTTCTCTTCGTATTATTTTTCGGTTATATACTCGGAGACAGAATCGTTCCGAGACTTTCCGCCGTTCTTTTTCAGAATAGAATTCCCAGCTCTCATCCTCTTTTTAAAGCGGGAAGAAGAATCATCCGTTTGCTTTTCTTCCTTCTGGCGACGTTTTTATTCCTAAAGTTTCTCAAACTTCCCACTGGTTCGGGAGAATTCGTCTTTTTAGGATACAAAATTCTTTCGATCGTTCTTTTAACCTTTTCGCTCGTTCGTCTTTTTTCGGCGGTGTTCGAAACGTATTCCGAAAAAACCGACGGTTTGATTTCTTCGGCGTCGATCATCAGCAACGTAGTTCGAATCACGTTATTCGCCATCGGTGTTTTGTTGATCCTGCAATCGCTCGGCATTTCGGTCGCACCGATTCTCGGAGCCCTCGGAGTGGGAGGTCTTGCGGTCGCGCTCGGTTTGCAGCCGACCCTTTCCAATTTATTTTCGGGTCTCAGCATTCTTCTAGGAAAGCAGCTCAAAAAAGGGGATTACGTTCGTCTATCGGGAGAAGGACTCGAAGGTTACGTGCAGGACATCACATGGAGAAGCACGACGATCCGCAGATTCAACAACAGCACGATCGTGGTCCCGAATTCCGTCATGGCCTCATCCGTGTTTACTAACTTCGATCTGCCCACGAAAGAATTTTCGATTCAGATCGAAGCCGGTGTCGCTTATCAATCCGATCTCGAACGAGTGGAAACTCTCGCGGTGGAAATCGGAAACGAAGTATTGAAGAAGTTCTATCAGTCGCCTTCGACCAAGGACGTTTCCTTCGCTTATCAAAAGTTCTCCGAAAGTTCCATCGATTTCAAAGTCGTTCTTCCTTCTCAGGAATTCACGGATCAGTTTCAGATCAAACACGAATACATCAAACTTCTCCATTCCCGTTTTCAAAAAGAAGGAATCGAATTGAGGCTGCAAAACAAGAAATGA
- a CDS encoding LA_0991 family prenyltransferase-like protein — MKDSFFKDAFYYWNVLSVDIVCGAVASAWFASSLLHTQMRTAFWILLPASVWVIYSADHLIDGWKLGENSANERHAFHYKNRIFLSWITMIAAVLCFVCGILFLREWVVNVALILGIFVFLHVVFSYLQIPFFWKECSVSVLYTAGVWFGPILLTQKSAFETWTPCALFFLTALCNSFVNSYMEKEIDRKENVESILKQISPVALKKTVYTLAAIGATGILFWFRESSEPILPECLYLGLGYAIPAGILRFETSFQKNRFYRLFGEGYFILACIPVLIRRWVTV, encoded by the coding sequence ATGAAAGATTCTTTTTTTAAAGACGCGTTTTATTACTGGAACGTATTGAGCGTCGATATCGTATGCGGAGCGGTCGCTTCGGCTTGGTTTGCATCCTCCCTTCTCCATACGCAAATGAGAACGGCGTTTTGGATTTTATTGCCCGCGTCCGTTTGGGTCATCTACAGCGCGGATCATCTGATCGACGGCTGGAAATTGGGAGAAAACAGCGCGAACGAACGGCACGCATTCCATTACAAAAACAGAATTTTCTTAAGTTGGATCACGATGATCGCGGCTGTTCTGTGTTTTGTCTGCGGGATACTGTTTCTGCGGGAATGGGTCGTAAACGTCGCTTTGATTTTGGGAATCTTCGTGTTTTTGCACGTCGTCTTTTCGTATCTTCAAATTCCCTTCTTTTGGAAAGAATGTTCCGTTTCCGTTCTTTATACCGCCGGAGTTTGGTTCGGTCCGATCCTGCTGACGCAAAAATCCGCGTTTGAAACCTGGACACCCTGCGCCCTTTTCTTTTTAACGGCGCTTTGCAATTCTTTCGTAAATTCTTATATGGAAAAAGAAATCGATCGCAAAGAAAACGTGGAATCGATTCTCAAACAAATTTCTCCCGTCGCTTTAAAAAAGACCGTTTATACGTTAGCCGCAATCGGGGCGACAGGAATTCTTTTCTGGTTTCGGGAAAGTTCGGAGCCGATTCTCCCCGAATGTCTGTATTTGGGTTTGGGGTACGCGATTCCCGCGGGAATTCTGCGGTTTGAGACTTCGTTTCAGAAAAACCGGTTTTACAGACTTTTCGGAGAAGGTTATTTCATCCTGGCCTGTATTCCGGTTTTGATTCGACGGTGGG